The Rhodopseudomonas palustris genome window below encodes:
- the thiD gene encoding bifunctional hydroxymethylpyrimidine kinase/phosphomethylpyrimidine kinase produces the protein MAIPIALTIAGSDSGGGAGIQADLKSFAANGVYGASVITALTAQNTLGVTGIHPVPAGFVTAQIDAVFSDLAVAAVKIGMVSQRPVIDAIVAGLDRWSARNVVLDPVMVATSGDRLIADDCVDALRGALIPRARIITPNLPEAAALLGEAVAADQAAIERQGGKLLALGCDAVLIKGGHGVGPTSTDYLFSAAGMLTLVAPRIDTRNTHGTGCSLSSAIAANLAKGEELDTAVGHAKAWVSAAIAAADRLQVGKGHGPIHHFHAFD, from the coding sequence ATGGCAATTCCGATCGCCCTGACGATCGCAGGATCGGACTCCGGCGGTGGCGCGGGGATTCAGGCCGACCTCAAATCGTTTGCCGCCAATGGCGTCTACGGCGCCTCGGTGATCACCGCACTGACCGCGCAGAACACGCTGGGCGTGACCGGCATCCATCCGGTGCCGGCAGGGTTCGTCACCGCGCAGATCGATGCGGTGTTCAGCGATCTGGCGGTGGCCGCGGTCAAGATCGGGATGGTGTCGCAGCGGCCGGTGATCGATGCGATCGTCGCCGGTCTCGATCGCTGGTCGGCGCGCAACGTGGTGCTCGATCCGGTGATGGTCGCAACCTCCGGCGACCGGCTGATCGCGGACGACTGCGTCGATGCCTTGCGCGGCGCGCTGATCCCGCGGGCGCGGATCATCACCCCGAACCTGCCGGAGGCGGCGGCGCTGCTGGGCGAGGCGGTGGCGGCCGATCAGGCGGCGATCGAACGCCAGGGCGGCAAGTTGCTGGCGCTCGGCTGCGACGCGGTGCTGATCAAGGGCGGACACGGCGTCGGGCCGACCAGCACCGACTATCTGTTCAGCGCGGCCGGCATGCTGACGCTGGTGGCGCCGCGGATCGACACCCGGAACACCCACGGCACCGGCTGCTCGCTGTCGTCGGCGATCGCCGCGAATCTGGCCAAGGGCGAGGAACTCGACACGGCGGTCGGCCATGCCAAGGCCTGGGTCAGCGCCGCGATCGCCGCCGCCGACCGGCTCCAGGTCGGCAAAGGCCACGGCCCGATCCATCATTTCCACGCCTTCGACTGA
- a CDS encoding Lrp/AsnC family transcriptional regulator — MVPFFVQFKCALGQSYAVANAIAEAEIASEIYSTAGDYDLLVKFYVDRATDIGHFVNEKVQVIPGIKDTHTIITFKAFGPK; from the coding sequence ATGGTCCCGTTTTTCGTTCAATTCAAATGCGCGCTCGGCCAGTCCTATGCGGTGGCCAATGCGATCGCCGAAGCCGAGATCGCGTCGGAGATTTATTCGACCGCCGGCGACTACGATCTGCTGGTGAAGTTCTATGTCGACCGCGCCACCGACATCGGCCATTTCGTCAACGAGAAGGTTCAGGTGATCCCCGGCATCAAGGACACCCACACCATCATCACCTTCAAGGCGTTCGGCCCGAAATAG
- a CDS encoding c-type cytochrome, giving the protein MIRRVGLAVIAIAVVAGIALWFLTAPATIAASALPSRPANLANGKTVFDAAGCASCHATPNQDDRTRLGGGLAMPSPFGTFHVPNISPDPTDGIGKWSEVEFVSAVMKGTSPDGAHLYPAFPYPSYAHARLDDVRDLFGYVKTLPAVAGQAQPHELPFPFSLRRAVGLWKLLFFDETTFTPDPAQSAQWNRGAYLVNGFGHCAECHSPRNFLGGIVTSQRFAGGPDPEGKGWVPNITQKGLDWSESDIAYFLESGLTPEGDSAGGSMARVIRNTSQLSAEDRAAIAVYVKSLPPVDGPPRPSSNN; this is encoded by the coding sequence GTGATTCGACGAGTGGGCCTGGCTGTCATTGCGATTGCGGTCGTTGCGGGAATCGCGCTGTGGTTTCTGACCGCGCCGGCAACGATTGCCGCGAGCGCGCTGCCATCGCGCCCCGCGAATCTCGCCAACGGCAAGACCGTGTTCGATGCCGCGGGCTGTGCGTCCTGTCACGCCACGCCGAATCAGGACGATCGGACCCGGCTCGGCGGCGGGTTGGCGATGCCGTCGCCGTTCGGCACCTTTCACGTCCCGAACATCTCGCCGGATCCGACCGACGGCATCGGCAAATGGAGCGAGGTGGAGTTCGTCAGCGCGGTGATGAAGGGCACGTCGCCCGACGGCGCGCATCTGTATCCGGCGTTTCCCTATCCGTCCTACGCTCATGCGCGACTCGACGACGTCCGCGATCTGTTCGGCTACGTCAAGACGCTGCCGGCGGTGGCCGGGCAGGCGCAGCCGCACGAACTGCCGTTTCCGTTCAGCCTGCGCCGCGCAGTCGGCCTTTGGAAGCTGCTGTTCTTCGATGAGACGACCTTCACGCCGGACCCGGCGCAGTCTGCGCAATGGAATCGCGGCGCCTATCTCGTCAACGGCTTCGGGCATTGCGCCGAATGCCATAGCCCGCGCAATTTCCTCGGCGGCATCGTGACGTCGCAGCGCTTCGCCGGCGGTCCCGATCCGGAGGGCAAGGGCTGGGTGCCGAACATCACCCAAAAGGGCCTGGACTGGAGCGAGAGCGATATCGCCTACTTCCTCGAAAGCGGCCTGACGCCGGAGGGAGACAGCGCCGGCGGCTCGATGGCGCGGGTGATCCGCAACACCTCTCAACTGAGCGCCGAGGATCGCGCGGCGATCGCCGTCTATGTGAAGTCGTTGCCGCCGGTCGACGGGCCGCCGCGCCCGTCGAGCAACAACTGA
- a CDS encoding cytochrome c, with protein sequence MLRAVIVAGALLLSANAVVAQQNLVDRTQKLMKDNGRNIMALSAMVKGDKPYDQAAVNAALNQFDETAKELPKLFPESVKGLKAFDSQYSSSPKIWTERAKFDAEIASFAKAVSDAKSNVKDAATLKTSFPAIGKSCGSCHESFRLKDG encoded by the coding sequence ATGTTGCGAGCAGTGATTGTGGCCGGAGCGTTGTTGCTGAGTGCGAATGCGGTGGTGGCGCAGCAGAACCTCGTCGACAGAACGCAGAAGCTGATGAAGGACAACGGCCGGAACATCATGGCGCTCAGCGCGATGGTGAAGGGTGACAAGCCCTACGACCAGGCCGCGGTGAATGCGGCGCTGAATCAGTTCGACGAAACCGCGAAAGAACTGCCGAAGCTGTTTCCGGAGAGCGTGAAGGGTCTCAAGGCGTTCGACAGTCAGTACAGCTCGTCGCCGAAGATCTGGACGGAGCGCGCCAAGTTCGACGCCGAGATCGCCAGCTTCGCCAAGGCGGTGAGCGACGCGAAGAGCAATGTCAAGGATGCCGCGACCTTGAAGACCTCGTTTCCGGCGATCGGCAAATCCTGCGGAAGCTGTCACGAATCCTTCCGTCTGAAGGACGGTTAG
- a CDS encoding xanthine dehydrogenase family protein molybdopterin-binding subunit, with translation MAPTKFGVGQSVLRKEDDPLIRGKGRYTDDYAPLSSAHALVLRSPHAHAKFTLDATAARSLRGVLAILTADDVGDLGGLPCLFNLPDNPFKGPDYAILASGEVRHVGDAVAFVVADTVANARDALEAITVEWTPLPAAIGAANAIKPGAPQVWPDHSGNLLFDAAIGDKAATEAAFAKAHAIAEINIVNPRIVTNYMETRAAVCEYDARRDHFTLTIGSQGSHRLRDILCQNVLKIPVENMRVICPDVGGGFGTKLFPYREYALLAVAAKKLGKTIRWTADRSDHFVGDSQGRDNTTTARMALAEDGKFLGMDVDLIGDLGAYLSTFGPYIPYGGAGMLPGLYDIQAFHCRIRTVFTHTVPVDAYRGAGRPEAAYVIERLVDACARKLGMSPDAIRRKNFIPPRAMPYKTATGKVYDSGDFTAHLKRAMEIGDWKEFPKRARAAKKLGLVRGIGLASYVEVCGTMGEETAKVVLDPDGDITVLIGTQSSGQGHQTAYAQIVAEQFGVPQERVRVVQGDTDKIATGLGTGGSASIPSGGVSVQRATHQLGEQLRELAADALETSATDLEISDGLVRIAGTDRSISFADLAKRPGVDASKLNASATFSSADGTFPNGTHLVEIELDPATGRIHIVNYVIVDDFGVTLNPLLLAGQVHGGTVQGIGQALMERAVYDPDDGQLVTGTFMDYAMPRAEDAAPIVFETHNVPCTTNPMGVKGAGEAGAIGSCPAVVNAIIDALWREYKIDHIDMPATPERVWMAIREHHRQHSL, from the coding sequence ATGGCTCCCACCAAATTCGGCGTCGGCCAGAGCGTCCTGCGCAAGGAAGACGATCCCCTGATCCGCGGCAAGGGCCGCTACACCGACGACTACGCGCCGCTCTCCTCCGCGCATGCGCTGGTGCTGCGCTCGCCGCACGCCCATGCGAAGTTCACGCTCGACGCCACGGCAGCGCGCAGCCTGCGCGGCGTGCTCGCGATCCTCACGGCTGACGACGTCGGCGATCTCGGCGGGCTGCCGTGCCTGTTCAACCTGCCCGACAATCCATTCAAGGGACCGGACTACGCAATCCTCGCCAGCGGCGAGGTTCGTCATGTCGGCGACGCGGTGGCGTTCGTGGTGGCGGATACGGTGGCGAATGCGCGCGACGCGCTGGAAGCGATCACGGTGGAGTGGACGCCGCTGCCGGCGGCGATCGGCGCCGCCAATGCGATCAAGCCCGGCGCGCCGCAGGTCTGGCCGGATCATTCCGGCAATCTGCTGTTCGACGCCGCGATCGGCGACAAGGCCGCAACAGAGGCCGCGTTCGCCAAGGCCCACGCCATCGCCGAGATCAATATCGTCAATCCGCGGATCGTCACCAACTACATGGAGACCCGCGCGGCGGTCTGCGAATACGACGCCAGGCGCGATCATTTCACGCTGACGATCGGCAGCCAGGGCAGCCACCGGCTGCGTGATATCCTGTGCCAGAACGTGCTCAAGATTCCGGTCGAGAACATGCGGGTGATCTGCCCCGATGTCGGTGGAGGTTTCGGCACCAAGCTGTTTCCGTATCGCGAATACGCGCTGCTGGCGGTCGCGGCGAAGAAGCTCGGCAAGACCATCCGATGGACCGCCGACCGCTCCGATCATTTCGTCGGCGACTCGCAGGGCCGCGACAACACCACCACCGCACGGATGGCGCTGGCTGAGGACGGCAAGTTTCTCGGCATGGACGTCGATCTGATCGGCGACCTCGGCGCCTATCTGTCGACGTTCGGCCCGTATATCCCCTATGGCGGCGCGGGCATGCTGCCGGGCCTCTACGACATCCAGGCATTTCACTGCCGCATCCGCACGGTGTTCACCCACACCGTTCCGGTCGATGCCTATCGCGGCGCCGGACGGCCCGAAGCGGCCTATGTGATCGAGCGCCTGGTCGATGCCTGCGCGCGAAAACTCGGGATGTCGCCCGATGCGATCCGGCGCAAGAACTTCATCCCGCCGCGCGCGATGCCCTACAAGACCGCGACCGGCAAGGTCTACGACTCCGGCGATTTCACCGCGCATCTGAAACGCGCGATGGAGATCGGCGACTGGAAGGAGTTTCCGAAGCGGGCCAGGGCGGCGAAGAAGCTCGGCCTGGTGCGCGGCATCGGGCTCGCGTCCTATGTCGAAGTCTGCGGCACGATGGGCGAGGAGACCGCCAAGGTCGTGCTCGATCCCGATGGCGACATCACGGTGCTGATCGGCACCCAGTCGAGCGGGCAGGGCCATCAGACCGCCTATGCGCAGATTGTCGCCGAACAGTTCGGCGTGCCGCAGGAGCGGGTCCGCGTCGTTCAGGGCGACACCGACAAGATCGCCACCGGGCTCGGCACCGGCGGCTCGGCGTCGATCCCCTCCGGCGGCGTCAGTGTGCAGCGGGCGACGCATCAGCTCGGCGAGCAACTCCGAGAACTGGCTGCGGACGCGCTGGAAACCAGCGCCACGGACCTCGAGATCAGTGACGGCTTGGTGCGGATCGCCGGCACCGACCGCTCGATCTCGTTCGCCGATCTCGCCAAGCGCCCCGGCGTCGACGCCTCGAAACTCAATGCCAGCGCGACGTTCTCCAGCGCCGACGGCACGTTCCCGAACGGCACGCATCTGGTCGAAATCGAACTCGACCCCGCAACCGGCAGGATTCATATCGTCAACTACGTCATTGTCGACGATTTCGGCGTCACGCTGAACCCGCTGCTGCTGGCCGGCCAGGTCCATGGCGGCACCGTGCAGGGCATCGGCCAGGCATTGATGGAGCGGGCGGTGTACGATCCAGACGACGGTCAACTCGTCACCGGCACCTTCATGGACTACGCGATGCCGCGCGCCGAAGATGCCGCGCCGATCGTCTTCGAGACCCACAACGTGCCGTGCACGACGAATCCGATGGGCGTGAAGGGCGCGGGCGAGGCGGGCGCGATCGGCTCGTGCCCGGCCGTGGTCAATGCGATCATCGATGCTCTGTGGCGCGAGTACAAGATCGACCACATCGACATGCCGGCGACACCGGAGCGGGTGTGGATGGCGATCCGCGAACACCATCGGCAGCACAGTCTCTGA
- a CDS encoding carbamoyltransferase, giving the protein MANQHTYILGLNTYDHDVSAVLLRDGEIAFGILKERITREKHASGFYKEVIDYVLTAEGITMADVDLVVRNCYILPVQEMEDRLMYQDMPAFLPEYERGDAGQHALFRSNSNKVMTISHHLAHAYSAFAVCPFEEGVVMIVDGVGSYRSDVDEEFPGDSASPLARESESYYKFSGSKLECLKKVWMEPERGFLSDEFYNMPGLGAYYSRASTYVFGDWNKCGELMGLAPYGRPAAIPPMLQIENNKLTVPHWTPELNQPFIMDSPGKWESHPSMKHWEDLAWRVQDDTERVLLERARWLRETTGAKNLCIAGGVALNCVANGRIAREAGFENVWIQPAAGDDGIAIGCAYYGHLAVQQKPRAFEMKHAFIGRTYSDGEIEEATKRFFVKPQINVLRSNQVYKETAKLLADQKVIGWFQGSSEFGPRALGHRSLLADPRRAEMKDILNSRVKHRQPFRPFAPIVLKERADEIFEGTGDSPFMLMAKPVAAAWRDKIPAVVHVDGSARVQTVDEETAPDLYYILKEFEALTGVPVLVNTSFNIKGEPIVETPRDAMACFLTTGIDHLVMHDTIVSKNKAHRFINPVLEVYSDVSSLVRSTTRVG; this is encoded by the coding sequence ATGGCAAATCAGCACACCTACATCCTCGGCCTCAACACCTACGATCACGATGTCAGCGCCGTGCTGCTGCGCGATGGCGAGATCGCCTTCGGAATCCTGAAAGAGCGCATCACCCGGGAGAAGCACGCCAGCGGCTTCTACAAGGAGGTGATCGACTATGTTCTGACGGCCGAAGGCATCACCATGGCCGACGTCGATCTGGTGGTCCGCAACTGCTACATTCTCCCGGTCCAGGAAATGGAAGACCGGCTGATGTATCAGGACATGCCGGCGTTCCTGCCGGAATACGAGCGCGGCGACGCCGGCCAGCATGCGCTGTTCCGCAGCAATTCGAACAAGGTGATGACGATCTCGCATCATCTCGCGCACGCCTACAGCGCGTTCGCGGTGTGCCCGTTCGAAGAGGGCGTGGTCATGATCGTGGACGGCGTCGGCAGCTATCGCTCCGACGTCGACGAGGAATTTCCCGGCGACAGCGCCTCGCCGCTCGCCCGCGAATCCGAGAGCTACTACAAGTTCAGCGGCAGCAAGCTGGAGTGCCTGAAGAAGGTCTGGATGGAGCCCGAGCGCGGCTTCCTCAGCGACGAATTCTACAACATGCCCGGCCTCGGCGCATATTACAGCCGCGCTTCGACCTACGTGTTCGGCGACTGGAACAAATGCGGCGAGTTGATGGGGTTGGCGCCCTACGGCCGGCCCGCCGCAATTCCGCCGATGCTGCAGATCGAGAACAACAAGCTGACGGTGCCGCATTGGACGCCTGAGCTGAACCAGCCCTTCATCATGGACTCCCCCGGCAAATGGGAGAGCCACCCGTCGATGAAGCATTGGGAAGACCTCGCCTGGCGGGTGCAGGACGACACCGAGCGCGTGCTGCTGGAGCGGGCGCGCTGGCTGCGCGAGACCACCGGCGCAAAGAACCTCTGCATCGCCGGCGGCGTGGCGCTGAACTGCGTCGCCAACGGCCGGATCGCGCGCGAGGCCGGCTTCGAAAACGTCTGGATCCAGCCCGCCGCCGGCGACGACGGCATCGCGATCGGCTGTGCCTATTACGGTCACCTCGCGGTCCAGCAGAAGCCGCGCGCCTTCGAGATGAAGCACGCTTTCATCGGCCGCACCTACAGCGACGGCGAAATCGAGGAAGCGACCAAGCGATTCTTCGTCAAACCGCAGATCAACGTCCTGCGCAGCAACCAGGTCTACAAGGAGACCGCAAAACTGCTCGCCGATCAGAAGGTGATCGGTTGGTTTCAGGGCTCCTCCGAATTCGGCCCGCGCGCGCTCGGCCATCGCAGCCTGCTCGCCGACCCGCGCAGGGCCGAGATGAAGGACATCCTCAACAGCCGCGTGAAGCATCGCCAGCCGTTCCGCCCCTTCGCGCCGATCGTGCTGAAGGAACGCGCCGACGAAATCTTCGAGGGCACGGGCGACTCGCCGTTCATGCTGATGGCGAAGCCGGTGGCCGCAGCATGGCGCGACAAGATTCCCGCCGTCGTCCATGTCGACGGCAGCGCGCGGGTGCAGACGGTGGACGAAGAGACCGCCCCGGACCTCTATTACATCCTGAAGGAGTTCGAGGCGCTCACCGGCGTGCCGGTCCTGGTCAACACCTCGTTCAACATCAAGGGCGAACCGATCGTCGAGACGCCGCGCGACGCGATGGCCTGCTTCCTCACCACCGGAATCGACCATCTGGTGATGCACGACACCATCGTCTCGAAGAACAAGGCGCACAGGTTCATCAACCCGGTGCTGGAAGTGTATTCCGACGTCAGCAGTCTGGTCCGCTCCACGACCCGCGTGGGCTGA
- the murJ gene encoding murein biosynthesis integral membrane protein MurJ: MLRRIFTVGGFTLLSRVTGFARDILLAAILGAGPIADAFFVALRLPNHFRAIFAEGAFNAAFVPAYAHVHGEKGEASAKLFADRIFTLLFASQLLLLAVALAFMPQMMSILAPGFTDDPAQRSLAIELTRITFPYLLLITLVTLYGGILNVMQRFASAAAASIFLNISMMATLALAAFFPTAGHAAAWGVLISGFLQYFLLAGDLSLHGGLPRFAKPKLDVDVRAFFRALGPATVGSMGTQLALFADTIIATFLPVGALSALYYADRLNQLPIGVIGIAIGTVLLPEMSRQLTAGDDAGAKASQRRAFEFTLLFSVPFVAAFLTVPDAIMRAMFARGAFTRADAIAAGATLAAYAIALIPFVLIRSAVAPFYARKDTATPVKAALTGVAANVVLKVLLMGPLAQVGLALATAAGAWINLLLVIFFSVRAGYLEFDRALTTAIVKFLATGVLLGAALWATAWYAAPYLAQLPSLRDEAALLLLIGVGAVGYGALILALFGPRWIKTLLRG, from the coding sequence ATGCTCAGGCGAATTTTCACCGTCGGCGGCTTCACCCTCCTGTCGCGCGTGACCGGCTTCGCCCGCGACATCCTGCTCGCGGCGATCCTGGGCGCGGGGCCGATCGCCGACGCGTTCTTCGTGGCGCTGCGGCTGCCCAATCATTTCCGGGCGATCTTTGCCGAGGGTGCGTTCAACGCCGCCTTCGTGCCGGCCTATGCGCATGTCCACGGCGAGAAGGGCGAAGCGTCGGCGAAGCTGTTCGCCGACCGCATCTTCACGCTGCTGTTCGCCTCGCAGCTCTTGCTGCTGGCGGTAGCGCTCGCCTTCATGCCTCAGATGATGAGCATCCTGGCGCCGGGCTTCACCGACGATCCGGCGCAGCGGTCGCTGGCGATCGAGCTGACGCGGATCACCTTTCCCTATCTGTTGCTGATCACGCTGGTGACGCTGTATGGCGGCATCCTCAATGTGATGCAGCGCTTTGCAAGCGCCGCCGCGGCGTCGATCTTCCTCAACATCTCGATGATGGCGACGCTGGCGCTGGCGGCGTTCTTCCCCACCGCCGGCCACGCCGCAGCCTGGGGCGTGCTGATCTCCGGCTTCCTGCAGTACTTCCTGCTTGCCGGCGACCTGTCGCTGCATGGCGGACTGCCGCGGTTCGCCAAACCGAAGCTGGACGTCGATGTACGCGCCTTCTTCCGCGCGCTTGGACCGGCGACGGTGGGCTCGATGGGCACGCAGCTCGCGCTGTTCGCCGACACCATCATCGCCACCTTCCTGCCGGTCGGCGCGCTGTCGGCGCTGTACTACGCCGACCGTCTCAACCAATTGCCGATCGGCGTGATCGGCATCGCGATCGGCACGGTGCTGCTGCCCGAGATGTCGCGGCAGCTCACCGCCGGCGATGATGCCGGCGCCAAGGCCTCGCAGCGCCGCGCCTTCGAATTCACGCTGCTGTTCTCGGTGCCCTTCGTCGCGGCGTTTCTCACGGTGCCGGACGCCATCATGCGGGCGATGTTCGCGCGCGGCGCCTTCACCCGGGCCGACGCGATCGCGGCCGGGGCGACGCTGGCGGCCTATGCGATCGCGCTGATTCCCTTCGTGCTGATCCGCAGCGCGGTGGCGCCATTCTACGCCCGCAAAGACACCGCGACCCCGGTCAAGGCGGCGCTCACCGGCGTCGCCGCCAATGTGGTGCTGAAAGTCCTGCTGATGGGGCCGCTGGCGCAGGTCGGGCTCGCGCTCGCCACCGCCGCCGGCGCCTGGATCAACCTGCTGCTGGTGATCTTCTTTTCGGTGCGCGCCGGCTATCTCGAATTTGATCGCGCGCTCACGACGGCGATCGTCAAGTTCCTGGCGACCGGCGTGCTGCTCGGCGCGGCGTTGTGGGCGACCGCATGGTACGCCGCGCCGTATCTCGCACAATTGCCGTCGCTGCGCGACGAGGCAGCATTGCTGCTGCTGATCGGAGTCGGTGCCGTGGGCTACGGCGCCTTGATCCTGGCGCTGTTCGGGCCGCGCTGGATCAAGACGTTGCTGCGGGGCTGA
- a CDS encoding DegT/DnrJ/EryC1/StrS family aminotransferase codes for MNQHLRTDPVPFVDIGAQRRRIGQSIDDAVGRVLTHCQFIGGPEVAEFEAKLAAYTGAKHVIGCANGTDALLMVLMAKGVGPGDAVFCPSFTFCATVSPAARTGATPILVDVDEATFTIDVASLKRAVATAKKLGLKPKAIIPVDLFGQPADHDGVAAIAEAEGMFVLDDAAQSLGATYKGKRLGTFGAATTTSFFPAKPLGCYGDGGAIFTDDDQLAAALRSIRVHGQGTDKYDNIRLGLTGRLDTIQAAVLLEKLKIFDDEIVARNKVAQRYAQSLGNIVTVPRVAEGNTSIWACYTIRLPKGTDRDAFAASLKAQGVPTAVYYGKSVHMQSAYGMFPVAEGGLPVCEALSAEVISLPVHAYLDEATQDRVIEAVRGAVGR; via the coding sequence ATGAATCAACACCTCCGAACCGACCCCGTGCCCTTCGTCGACATCGGCGCCCAGCGCCGCCGGATCGGCCAATCCATCGACGATGCCGTCGGTCGCGTGCTGACGCACTGCCAGTTCATCGGCGGCCCGGAAGTCGCAGAATTCGAGGCCAAGCTCGCGGCCTATACCGGCGCCAAGCACGTCATCGGCTGCGCCAACGGCACCGATGCGCTGCTGATGGTGCTGATGGCCAAGGGCGTCGGCCCCGGCGACGCGGTGTTCTGCCCGTCCTTCACCTTCTGCGCGACGGTCTCGCCGGCGGCGCGGACCGGCGCGACGCCGATCCTGGTCGATGTCGATGAAGCCACCTTCACCATCGACGTCGCCTCGTTGAAGCGTGCCGTCGCCACTGCGAAAAAGCTCGGCCTCAAGCCGAAGGCGATCATCCCCGTCGACCTGTTCGGTCAGCCCGCCGACCACGACGGGGTCGCCGCCATCGCCGAGGCCGAGGGCATGTTCGTGCTCGACGACGCGGCGCAGAGCCTGGGCGCCACGTACAAAGGCAAGCGCCTCGGCACCTTCGGCGCCGCGACGACGACCAGCTTCTTTCCCGCAAAGCCGCTCGGTTGCTATGGCGATGGCGGCGCGATCTTCACGGACGACGACCAACTCGCCGCCGCTCTGCGCAGCATCCGCGTCCACGGCCAAGGCACCGATAAATACGACAATATCCGCCTCGGCCTGACCGGCCGGCTCGATACCATCCAGGCCGCGGTGCTGCTCGAGAAGCTGAAGATCTTCGACGACGAGATCGTCGCCCGCAACAAGGTGGCGCAGCGCTATGCGCAAAGCCTCGGCAACATCGTCACCGTGCCGCGCGTCGCCGAGGGCAATACGTCGATCTGGGCCTGCTACACCATCCGCCTGCCCAAGGGCACGGATCGTGACGCCTTCGCGGCATCGCTGAAGGCGCAAGGCGTGCCGACCGCGGTCTACTACGGCAAATCGGTGCACATGCAGTCCGCTTACGGCATGTTCCCGGTGGCCGAGGGTGGTCTGCCGGTGTGCGAGGCGCTGTCCGCCGAGGTCATCAGCCTGCCGGTTCACGCCTATCTGGACGAGGCTACCCAGGATCGCGTCATCGAGGCGGTGCGCGGCGCGGTGGGACGCTAA
- a CDS encoding Gfo/Idh/MocA family oxidoreductase: MTSPSDSATKSPLRVGVIGAGVMGTNHGRVLAGLPGVTLVGIVDPLEEHRNRAVELIGCRTFSTVDELLLAGVDAVTIAAPTHLHHEIALTCLGRGIHSLVEKPIASTVEEGREIVAAARKAGVTLMVGHVERFNPAVAAIKQAIRNEDILSIGITRVGPFPPRMSNVGVVIDLAVHDIDLIRWFTDSEITEVQPQLSSAIAEREDIALLQFRTASGVLAHINTNWLTPFKARTVTVATRGKYVMGDLLTRQVTECFGFKADGSYSMRHLPVGHDEPLRAELIAFLNAVRTNGVPAVTGEEGVASLEIAIQCLEQPPKAAAGGRKAPLRAAG, encoded by the coding sequence ATGACGTCCCCCTCTGATTCGGCTACGAAATCCCCGCTCCGGGTCGGCGTCATCGGCGCCGGCGTCATGGGAACCAATCATGGGCGGGTGCTGGCCGGGCTGCCGGGGGTGACCTTGGTCGGGATCGTCGATCCGCTGGAGGAGCATCGCAACCGGGCGGTCGAGTTGATCGGCTGCCGCACCTTCTCGACAGTGGACGAACTGCTGCTGGCAGGCGTCGACGCGGTGACGATCGCGGCGCCGACGCATCTGCATCACGAGATCGCCCTGACCTGTCTCGGCCGCGGCATTCATTCGCTGGTGGAGAAACCGATCGCCTCGACCGTCGAGGAGGGGCGCGAGATCGTCGCAGCCGCCCGCAAGGCCGGCGTGACGCTGATGGTCGGCCATGTCGAGCGCTTCAATCCGGCGGTCGCCGCCATCAAGCAGGCGATTCGCAACGAGGACATCCTGTCGATCGGCATCACCCGGGTCGGGCCGTTCCCGCCGCGGATGTCCAATGTGGGGGTGGTGATCGACCTCGCGGTGCACGACATCGACCTGATCCGCTGGTTCACCGATTCCGAGATCACCGAGGTCCAGCCGCAGCTCTCCAGTGCGATCGCCGAGCGCGAAGACATCGCGCTGCTGCAATTTCGGACCGCCTCGGGCGTGCTCGCGCACATCAACACCAATTGGCTGACGCCGTTCAAGGCGCGTACCGTCACCGTCGCGACCCGCGGCAAATACGTGATGGGCGATCTGCTGACCCGCCAGGTCACTGAATGCTTCGGCTTCAAGGCCGACGGCAGCTATTCGATGCGGCATCTGCCGGTCGGCCACGACGAGCCGCTGCGCGCCGAACTGATCGCCTTCCTGAACGCCGTCCGCACCAACGGCGTGCCGGCCGTGACCGGCGAGGAGGGCGTCGCCAGCCTCGAGATCGCCATCCAGTGCCTGGAACAGCCGCCGAAGGCCGCCGCCGGCGGTCGCAAGGCGCCGCTCCGCGCCGCCGGTTAG